From Fusobacterium varium:
ATATCACTGGATAGAAGAAAAGGAAATATTGAATCTCATAGCTATTGCTCAATCATCTCCTGGTTCTTTATCTATTAATATATCTATCTTGGTTGGTTACAAACTGGCAGGTATTCCAGGTGCATTGATTTCTATAACAGCTACAGCACTTCCACCACTTATTACATTATCAATAGTTTCATTTTTTTATATATCTTTTAAAGATAATGTTACTGTAAATGCTCTAATGAAAGGCATGCAGGCTGCCATTGCAGCAATTATTTTTGATGTCACATTTTCTTTAGCTAAAGATGTGGTAAAAAGAAAAGAGTTAATCTTTAGTTTAATGACAGTGGCAGTATTTATTGCAGTATATTTCTTTGAAATTAACATTATATTTATAGTTTTAGTATGTGGATTTATTGGTGCAATTTCCAGCAGTTATAAATTCAAAACTCAAAATCTTTAAAAAGAGGTGACATTTATGATATATTTAAATTTATTCATAAGTTTTTTCAAAATAGGACTGTTTAGTATAGGAGGAGGATATGCAGCAATGCCTCTTATCAAATCTCAAGTTGTTGACCTTCATCAATGGCTGACACTAAAGGAATTTACAGACATTATAACTATTGCTGAAATGACTCCAGGTTCTGTATCATTAAATTGTGCTACATTTGTTGGGATACAAATAGCTGGAATAAAAGGGGCTCTAGTTGCTACTCTTGGATGTATTACTCCTTCTTTCATTGTAGTAATGATTTTTACATTTCTTTATTTTAAATATGGAGATCTTAAAATTATCAAAGGTATTTTAAGAGGATTACGTCCTGCAGTTGTTGGGCTTATTGCTTCTGCTGGAACTACAATAGCACTTATCGCCTTCTTTGGAGATAAAATAAATATTCAGGAAGAACACATTAATTACATATCAGTAATAATTTTTCTTTG
This genomic window contains:
- a CDS encoding chromate transporter produces the protein MENLTLQKKNYWKLFTTMLYLSAFTFGGGFVIVSLMRKKFVKEYHWIEEKEILNLIAIAQSSPGSLSINISILVGYKLAGIPGALISITATALPPLITLSIVSFFYISFKDNVTVNALMKGMQAAIAAIIFDVTFSLAKDVVKRKELIFSLMTVAVFIAVYFFEINIIFIVLVCGFIGAISSSYKFKTQNL
- a CDS encoding chromate transporter; this encodes MIYLNLFISFFKIGLFSIGGGYAAMPLIKSQVVDLHQWLTLKEFTDIITIAEMTPGSVSLNCATFVGIQIAGIKGALVATLGCITPSFIVVMIFTFLYFKYGDLKIIKGILRGLRPAVVGLIASAGTTIALIAFFGDKINIQEEHINYISVIIFLCAVIALRKFKINPICVMLVSGIFGIGVYEFLV